One Cydia fagiglandana chromosome 11, ilCydFagi1.1, whole genome shotgun sequence genomic region harbors:
- the LOC134668813 gene encoding regulation of nuclear pre-mRNA domain-containing protein 1B: protein MAGFTENALIRKLQELNSSQQSIQTLSLWLIHHRKHHAAVVKTWYKELLKVKDGKQLTFMYLANDVIQNSKKKGPEYGKEFGEVLEDALKHMAKTGINAKTKHSLHRILNIWQERGVYDAQKIQELKVAVDPNDAEPKKVSKRKSTDVEPKDPEKKPKLDSKKNDKRERRRSETKVEVDGQIETHTTLSPKTPPGDPPEPDELIKALLELESSASSDEAVRERIASLPPEVSEVQLLSKLEDKESALALSAIVNSAVELLAEYNLRLTEELEKRRKVAAMLRDFAQAQKDLAKQAEARLEEYNIKLQKIYAVKTEVKSHIENLPDVSRLPDVTGGLAPLPSAGDLFSI from the exons ATGGCCGGTTTTACTGAAAATGCGCTAATACGTAAATTGCAAGAGTTGAATTCGAGTCAGCAAAGTATTCAGACTTTATCTCTGTGGTTAATTCATCACAGGAAGCACCATGCCGCTGTCGTAAAAACTTGGTATAAAGAGTTATTAAAAG TTAAAGATGGGAAGCAGTTGACATTTATGTATCTAGCCAATGATGTTATTCAAAATAGTAAAAAGAAAGGTCCAGAATATGGCAAGGAGTTTGGAGAAGTTCTCGAAGATGCTTTGAAGCATATGGCAAAGACTGGAATTAATGCTAAGACAAAACATTCTTTGCatagaatattaaatatatGGCAAGAGAGAGGTGTATATGACGCTCAGAAAATACAGGAATTAAAAGTGGCTG TTGATCCAAATGATGCTGAACCTAAAAAGGTAAGCAAGCGCAAATCTACCGATGTGGAACCAAAGGATCCGGAGAAGAAGCCAAAATTAGACTCTAAGAAAAATGACAAGCGGGAGAGACGCCGTAGTGAGACTAAAGTAGAAGTAGATGGACAGATTGAGACACACACCACGCTGAGCCCAAAGACTCCGCCAGGAGACCCGCCAGAACCAGACGAGTTGATTAAG GCTCTCCTTGAATTAGAATCAAGTGCTTCCAGCGACGAGGCAGTCCGCGAGCGCATCGCCTCCCTTCCCCCCGAAGTCTCTGAAGTGCAATTATTGTCTAAGTTAGAAG ATAAAGAATCGGCGCTCGCCCTCAGCGCCATAGTCAATTCAGCAGTAGAATTACTGGCCGAATACAACTTGAGACTAACTGAGGAGCTAGAGAAGAGACGGAAGGTGGCGGCCATGTTGAGGGACTTCGCGCAGGCGCAGAAGGACCTGGCCAAGCAGGCCGAGGCGCGGCTGGAG GAATACAACATAAAACTGCAAAAGATCTACGCAGTGAAGACCGAAGTGAAATCCCACATAGAGAATCTACCCGATGTGTCTCGTCTCCCCGACGTGACCGGCGGCCTGGCGCCATTACCCTCGGCCGGCGACCTGTTCAGCATTTGA
- the LOC134668838 gene encoding uncharacterized protein LOC134668838 encodes MAPIRVSPTAVIMVRSGNGSYVKARALLDSGAGCSVVKKSFVERFKVHQQFTGNNIFGVGDIKVNVPGTIAKLVFKPRGKTVPIISVVATVMYRVTGNIPYYDTEIRTHLDSSKLELADPALDKSQDVDIILGTDVLNYIYTGSKILTNIPGVEAYGTCFGHVLMGATWNYPSSLTTPTAGTSVEDYGIHATRLEDVLERFWRVEQPPEERPQHPEHLECERLYTSTTQRLDNGQFMVRLPLRADRPKLGESRALAMRRLISLEARLAKNPVFAEKYKEFMRDYEALGHMSKSDFNFESEHYVIPHHGIFKKGSEKIRVVYNAAANSSTGVSLNQCLHSGKPLQNDITQILLNFRRHQVVFTTDIRMMFRQTWIHPSDRRYQLILWREDPSQDVQMDYSGMSHCPILKTFNGMNSFKIYIT; translated from the exons ATGGCGCCAATTCGTGTCTCTCCTACAGCTGTGATCATGGTCAGATCAGGCAATGGGTCTTATGTTAAAGCTAGGGCTTTGCTTGACTCGGGAGCGGGGTGCTCCGTAGTGAAGAAATCATTTGTAGAAAGATTCAAAGTACACCAACAGTTTACTgggaataatatttttggagTAGGTGACATAAAGGTAAATGTGCCAGGCACGATTGCTAAGCTTGTATTCAAACCACGCGGGAAAACAGTGCCTATCATCAGTGTAGTAGCTACAGTCATGTACAGGGTTACGGGAAACATACCTTATTATGATACTGAGATCAGGACTCATTTGGATTCATCAAAACTTGAATTAGCTGACCCTGCCTTGGATAAATCGCAGGATGTGGACATCATTCTAGGAACGGATGTGCTCAATTATATATACACTGGTTCAAAGATACTCACTAACATTCCAGGTGTTGAGGCGTACGGCACCTGCTTCGGTCACGTGCTGATGGGGGCAACTTGGAATTACCCATCATCATTAACAACACCGACCGCCGGGACATCAGTAGAGGACTACGGCATCCATGCTACTCGGCTCGAGGACGTCCTAGAAAGGTTTTGGAGAGTGGAGCAGCCCCCCGAGGAGCGGCCGCAACACCCAGAACACCTCGAATGTGAAAGGTTGTATACCTCCACTACTCAACGTTTAGATAATGGCCAATTCATGGTGCGGTTGCCGCTGCGGGCAGACCGACCCAAGCTGGGCGAGTCTAGGGCTCTAGCCATGCGTAGACTGATTTCGTTGGAGGCCAGGCTGGCCAAAAATCCAGTATTTGCTGAAAAATATAAGGAATTCATGAGGGACTATGAGGCACTTGGTCATATGTCCAAATCAGACTTTAATTTCGAGAGCGAACACTATGTAATACCCCACCACGGAATTTTCAAAAAGGGATCCGAAAAGATCCGCGTCGTATATAACGCTGCAGCTAACTCAAGCACCGGAGTATCGCTCAATCAATGCCTTCACTCAGGCAAACCGCTTCAAAatgatatcactcaaatattgttaaatttcaGACGTCATCAAGTTGTCTTCACGACCGACATCAGAATGATGTTCCGGCAAACGTGGATACACCCCAGCGATAGGCGCTATCAGCTGATTCTGTGGCGCGAGGATCCGTCGCAGGATGTACAG ATGGATTACAGTGGGATGAGCCACTGTCCCATACTCAAGACCTTCAATGGAATGAACTCATTCAAGATCTACATCACTTGA